The following coding sequences lie in one Coraliomargarita sinensis genomic window:
- a CDS encoding TPR end-of-group domain-containing protein — MSQRENYDFEVGFFEQVRKRMPSDVRVVSILAHLYTQTGRIDEGLKMDRKLARLQPEDPTTHYNLACSLALKERKADAVKALRTAITLGYSDFKWMQHDPDLAGLQEYPAYQSLLQEVLN, encoded by the coding sequence ATGTCGCAACGGGAGAACTACGATTTCGAGGTAGGGTTCTTTGAGCAGGTTCGCAAACGCATGCCCTCGGATGTCCGTGTGGTGTCGATTCTCGCTCACCTTTACACGCAAACCGGACGGATCGACGAAGGCCTGAAGATGGACCGCAAGCTGGCCCGCTTGCAACCGGAGGATCCGACCACGCATTACAATCTGGCCTGCAGCCTCGCCCTGAAGGAGCGGAAGGCGGATGCCGTCAAAGCGCTTCGCACGGCCATCACATTGGGCTACAGCGATTTTAAATGGATGCAGCATGACCCGGATCTTGCGGGCCTGCAGGAGTATCCCGCCTACCAGTCCCTGCTTCAGGAAGTCCTGAATTAA
- the priA gene encoding replication restart helicase PriA — protein sequence MKTDTRIVEVIALSGFDTPLAYAVPPTCAGELDVGSLVRIPLRRRSELGVVLRFGTDQVVPPGKLKMLFEVVQPYPVLPPDLMKLYHWVREYYSATPEAVLETMIPVAIRRGMKAKTRRYIVAAKAPTAGELEALEKRAPKQAELLRFIRQQLKPLPRADILKRMKISASACDGLVAKGFLRETETEEERIAYEDELGEAETVVPEERHDLTEEQNAAVCSIKAAIDQGGFSTRLLHGVTGSGKTEVYLNAVEQVVAEGGGVIFLVPEVALAPQTVGRVRARLEARGVHTVVWHSHLSGGERYDAWKALASGEAHVVVGARSAVFAPVQNLKLLIVDEEHEPSYKQEDSPRYHGRDVAVYRALINQAVCILGSATPSLESLYNVERKKYGVDRILNRVDDRELPRIHLIDMRREDLQGKGASPISRTLADMLIDRFEKKEQSILFLNRRGFSTSLLCPDCGHVMSCEHCSLPMTFHRTDGKIHCHLCGEERPAPYKCPECRSVNIRKRGLGTQKIEDVVQKILPRARIVRMDADSMSKKNLYRKILNDFRIGKIDLLVGTQMIAKGLDFPNVTLVGLVDADRSLHVEDFRAAERTFQLIVQVSGRSGRGDRAGEVVIQTHTPHAPPIQFARQSDFEGFLLEELEQRREFNYPPFRHLIRHLFRGRNPDKITFFVEQWVKLVQAELGEQIEIRGPAPAPIEKIRDEYRFQLWYFAPSASKVIGPIRQLRQGFKMDKDVIDLIDVDPMNMS from the coding sequence ATGAAGACGGACACCAGGATTGTCGAAGTCATTGCGCTGTCAGGTTTTGACACGCCTCTGGCATACGCGGTGCCCCCGACCTGCGCCGGGGAATTGGATGTCGGTTCACTGGTGCGCATCCCCCTGCGTCGCCGCAGTGAGCTCGGGGTGGTGCTGCGCTTCGGCACCGATCAGGTGGTGCCGCCGGGCAAACTCAAGATGCTCTTCGAAGTGGTGCAGCCTTACCCCGTGCTGCCGCCGGATCTGATGAAGCTCTACCACTGGGTGCGAGAGTATTACAGCGCCACACCAGAGGCCGTCCTGGAGACGATGATCCCGGTGGCGATTCGCCGCGGGATGAAAGCGAAGACCCGCCGCTACATCGTGGCGGCAAAAGCACCGACCGCCGGGGAGCTGGAGGCTCTGGAGAAGCGGGCACCCAAGCAGGCCGAGCTCCTGCGCTTCATTCGACAGCAGCTCAAACCTTTGCCGCGTGCCGACATCCTCAAGCGGATGAAAATCAGCGCTTCCGCCTGCGACGGCCTGGTTGCCAAGGGCTTCCTGAGAGAGACCGAGACCGAAGAAGAACGCATCGCCTACGAGGACGAACTCGGGGAGGCCGAGACGGTGGTGCCCGAGGAGCGGCATGATTTAACCGAAGAACAAAACGCCGCGGTCTGTTCCATCAAGGCAGCTATTGATCAGGGCGGTTTTTCCACCCGTCTGCTGCACGGCGTGACCGGTTCTGGAAAAACCGAGGTTTATCTGAATGCCGTCGAACAGGTGGTGGCCGAGGGTGGGGGTGTTATCTTTCTCGTGCCCGAAGTCGCACTGGCACCTCAAACGGTGGGCCGGGTGCGCGCCCGACTGGAGGCGCGCGGCGTGCATACCGTGGTCTGGCACAGCCACCTCTCGGGGGGCGAACGTTACGATGCCTGGAAGGCGCTCGCCAGCGGCGAGGCCCATGTCGTGGTGGGCGCGCGATCCGCCGTCTTTGCCCCGGTGCAAAACCTCAAGCTGTTGATCGTGGATGAAGAACACGAACCTTCCTATAAACAGGAAGACAGCCCCCGCTACCACGGGCGGGATGTCGCGGTCTATCGCGCCCTGATCAATCAGGCGGTCTGCATCCTCGGCTCGGCCACGCCCTCACTGGAATCGCTCTACAACGTGGAACGTAAAAAATATGGCGTCGACCGAATTCTCAACCGCGTGGACGACCGCGAGCTCCCGAGAATACATCTCATCGATATGCGGCGCGAAGATTTGCAGGGGAAGGGCGCTTCGCCGATTTCGCGTACGCTGGCGGATATGCTGATCGACCGTTTCGAAAAGAAGGAGCAGAGTATCCTCTTCCTCAACCGCCGCGGATTTTCCACCAGCCTGCTTTGCCCGGACTGCGGTCATGTCATGAGCTGCGAACATTGCAGCCTCCCCATGACCTTTCACCGCACCGACGGTAAAATCCACTGCCACCTCTGCGGGGAGGAAAGGCCGGCACCCTATAAGTGTCCCGAGTGCCGCTCGGTCAACATCCGCAAGCGGGGACTGGGCACACAAAAGATTGAGGATGTGGTGCAGAAAATTCTACCGCGGGCCCGAATCGTCCGGATGGATGCCGACTCCATGTCGAAAAAGAACCTGTACCGAAAAATTCTCAATGATTTCAGAATTGGTAAGATCGACTTGCTGGTCGGCACGCAGATGATTGCGAAGGGGCTGGACTTCCCCAACGTTACCCTGGTGGGCCTGGTTGACGCCGACCGTTCGCTGCATGTGGAGGACTTCCGCGCCGCCGAGCGCACCTTCCAGCTCATCGTGCAGGTCTCCGGACGTTCCGGACGTGGCGACCGGGCAGGGGAGGTTGTCATTCAAACGCACACGCCCCACGCACCACCGATTCAGTTTGCCCGCCAGTCCGACTTCGAGGGCTTTCTTCTGGAAGAGCTGGAGCAACGCCGGGAATTCAACTACCCACCGTTCCGCCACCTGATCCGCCATCTCTTTCGTGGTCGCAATCCCGACAAGATCACCTTCTTCGTCGAGCAATGGGTTAAACTAGTGCAGGCCGAATTGGGCGAGCAAATTGAAATCCGGGGCCCGGCCCCCGCACCGATCGAAAAAATCCGGGACGAATACCGCTTCCAGCTCTGGTACTTCGCTCCGAGCGCCTCAAAAGTCATCGGCCCGATTCGTCAGCTGCGCCAGGGATTCAAGATGGATAAAGACGTCATCGACCTGATCGACGTCGATCCAATGAATATGAGTTGA
- a CDS encoding Fur family transcriptional regulator: protein MTTTDTQTGDIRETFKDFLASKGLRVTNQRLAIFDAAYGNSDHFTAEDLLEHAREIDDSVSRATVYRALPILTESGLIREVDVGKDYKFYMANKNATTFQAQVICLDCDKIYEIDAPFMEWYGKTVADKLGLNVESQRLQVSARCGGDPNSACQRGGKTS from the coding sequence ATGACGACCACAGACACACAAACCGGTGATATCCGCGAAACTTTTAAAGACTTTCTCGCCAGTAAGGGGCTGAGGGTAACGAACCAGCGTCTGGCCATTTTCGACGCTGCTTATGGCAACTCGGACCACTTTACCGCAGAGGATCTTCTCGAGCATGCGCGCGAGATCGACGACTCGGTTTCGCGGGCCACGGTGTATCGTGCTTTGCCCATCCTCACGGAGAGCGGCCTGATTCGGGAAGTGGACGTGGGTAAGGACTACAAGTTCTACATGGCGAACAAGAACGCCACCACCTTTCAGGCACAGGTCATCTGCCTCGACTGCGATAAAATCTACGAAATCGATGCCCCTTTTATGGAGTGGTATGGTAAGACCGTTGCGGATAAACTCGGGCTCAACGTGGAAAGCCAGCGCCTGCAGGTTTCCGCACGTTGCGGGGGAGATCCGAACAGTGCCTGTCAGCGCGGAGGAAAAACGAGCTAA
- a CDS encoding RodZ domain-containing protein gives MKIEQITLFAVLSLLVGCATTPEVQTTETEEVNSSLQQVEQVETLTIRASGSVYVLVKTKSNNEQLFRGTLGDGDNTTLEVDEPVDVLFTAGEHLVLEWKGEEMKPNTTGTAKLTLK, from the coding sequence ATGAAAATCGAACAAATCACACTCTTTGCCGTGCTAAGCCTTTTGGTCGGATGCGCGACAACACCCGAAGTGCAGACCACCGAAACTGAAGAAGTAAACTCAAGCCTACAGCAGGTCGAGCAGGTGGAAACACTTACGATCCGAGCAAGTGGAAGTGTTTACGTGCTGGTGAAAACTAAAAGTAACAACGAGCAGCTTTTTCGGGGCACATTGGGCGATGGAGACAATACGACTTTAGAAGTAGATGAACCGGTGGATGTCCTTTTCACAGCTGGAGAGCATCTTGTCCTCGAATGGAAGGGTGAAGAAATGAAACCCAACACCACTGGAACAGCCAAACTCACGCTTAAATAA
- a CDS encoding Gfo/Idh/MocA family protein has product MTAQKLRIGFIGAGANTRKMHIPGFQKLENVELSVVANRSVESAENVARRDGIKRVAGNWQEVVADPQVDAVCIGTWPYLHAEATIAALEKGKHVLCEARMASDLDEAKRMQAAAVAHPNLVAQLVPAPFSLDFDAKIRELICKGKIGDLLEVRVVHTGGQAASSDAPMSWRQDMAYSGKNVLSMGIMHEIVQRWLEDEPAWLLADGATYQKERFYAGQSKPTAVEIPDSISILGRFAQSGARMVYHFSSLESGKPRMEFRLNGSKGALRFDASQSRLLFAEAGSTEERKITLSREECRGWQVEADFVRSIREGTPVKRTHFEQGVRYMTFTEMVAQSLEASGQRINWPKN; this is encoded by the coding sequence ATGACTGCGCAAAAACTACGGATCGGATTTATCGGAGCGGGTGCCAATACCCGCAAGATGCACATTCCCGGTTTTCAAAAACTGGAGAACGTCGAGCTCAGTGTCGTCGCGAATCGCAGTGTCGAATCAGCCGAGAATGTCGCCAGGCGGGACGGGATCAAACGGGTCGCGGGGAACTGGCAGGAGGTGGTGGCCGATCCACAAGTGGACGCGGTTTGCATCGGCACCTGGCCCTACCTGCATGCCGAGGCCACGATCGCCGCGCTGGAAAAGGGGAAGCACGTCTTGTGCGAGGCTCGCATGGCCTCCGACCTGGACGAGGCCAAGCGCATGCAGGCTGCAGCTGTGGCACACCCGAACCTGGTGGCGCAGTTGGTTCCGGCTCCGTTCTCGCTCGATTTTGATGCGAAAATTCGCGAGCTGATCTGCAAGGGTAAGATCGGTGATCTTTTGGAGGTTCGCGTGGTGCACACCGGTGGTCAGGCCGCCAGCTCAGATGCGCCCATGTCGTGGCGTCAGGATATGGCGTACAGCGGCAAAAACGTCCTCAGCATGGGGATCATGCATGAGATTGTGCAGCGTTGGCTGGAAGACGAGCCGGCCTGGCTTCTGGCGGACGGGGCCACGTATCAGAAAGAACGCTTCTATGCCGGGCAATCTAAGCCCACCGCAGTCGAAATTCCCGATAGCATCAGTATTCTGGGTCGGTTTGCACAGAGTGGGGCCCGCATGGTCTACCACTTCAGTTCACTGGAGTCGGGCAAGCCGCGTATGGAATTTCGTTTGAACGGCTCGAAAGGAGCACTGCGTTTTGATGCGTCTCAGTCCCGGCTTCTGTTTGCCGAGGCCGGCTCGACAGAGGAGCGGAAGATTACACTTTCCCGGGAGGAGTGCCGCGGCTGGCAGGTCGAGGCGGACTTTGTCCGCTCCATCCGTGAAGGGACTCCGGTCAAACGCACCCATTTCGAGCAAGGTGTGCGCTACATGACTTTTACGGAGATGGTGGCGCAGTCTCTGGAGGCCTCTGGTCAGCGAATCAATTGGCCAAAAAATTAG